A window of the Anaerobaca lacustris genome harbors these coding sequences:
- a CDS encoding DUF4056 domain-containing protein: protein MVRVGPLGRPVVCVLALLCAVVPAEAAFLTPRQARRAPRGRIACLPSPTMGTRYIDADDLGRHSYRFTLFGERNGIAYTCRGGHIDVTHLRKIADWTGYLAYHFRDLMMKNETEMAYKMWEPSRYHITIDYPPGWEYLPPQTKDAIAREAAIDLAAYLGYIASVWHEILTWHGFKGAGIYPEYNSAFSWEDNYSNAMGSSIGALALRDADRDFDDAVTWHLDQQIRMLGGQPRQIAHEAGEAVRGLWFTGGFVVVTMVKRHLDVGLDTGSITPWLVPGAADCPEEEPLPFPIPDLKAVEKRGINVRVEIEPREWERGQILRKAYPNREDRRDRIDPTEHLAVIMEGIRAEVIERYGPGADEYQVPCLASDVGVPDPSSKATSEHDG from the coding sequence ATGGTTCGCGTCGGTCCATTGGGAAGACCTGTCGTCTGCGTGCTTGCCCTCCTCTGCGCGGTCGTTCCGGCCGAGGCCGCGTTCCTCACGCCGCGACAGGCGCGGCGCGCTCCGCGCGGACGGATCGCATGCCTGCCCAGCCCGACGATGGGCACGCGCTACATCGACGCAGACGATCTCGGCCGGCATTCGTATCGGTTCACCTTGTTCGGGGAGCGGAACGGCATCGCCTACACCTGCCGGGGCGGACACATCGATGTCACACACCTCCGCAAGATCGCCGACTGGACGGGCTATCTCGCATATCATTTCCGCGACCTCATGATGAAGAACGAAACCGAGATGGCGTATAAGATGTGGGAACCCTCGCGGTATCACATCACGATCGACTATCCGCCCGGCTGGGAATACCTGCCGCCCCAAACCAAGGACGCGATCGCCCGCGAGGCTGCGATCGATCTGGCCGCGTATCTCGGCTATATCGCCAGCGTCTGGCATGAGATCCTCACCTGGCACGGCTTCAAGGGAGCCGGTATTTATCCGGAATACAATTCGGCGTTCTCGTGGGAGGACAACTACTCCAACGCGATGGGCAGCTCCATCGGCGCCCTGGCGTTGCGTGATGCGGATCGCGACTTCGACGACGCCGTGACGTGGCATCTGGATCAGCAGATCCGGATGCTCGGAGGCCAGCCCCGGCAGATCGCTCACGAGGCGGGCGAGGCCGTTCGCGGCCTGTGGTTCACGGGCGGATTCGTCGTTGTCACGATGGTCAAGAGGCATCTCGACGTCGGCCTGGACACCGGCTCGATCACCCCGTGGCTCGTGCCCGGCGCGGCCGACTGTCCGGAGGAGGAACCGCTGCCGTTCCCGATCCCCGATCTGAAGGCGGTGGAAAAACGCGGCATCAACGTGAGGGTCGAGATCGAGCCGAGGGAATGGGAGAGGGGCCAGATCCTTCGAAAGGCCTACCCGAACCGGGAGGACCGACGAGATCGGATCGACCCGACGGAGCATCTGGCCGTGATTATGGAGGGCATACGGGCCGAAGTCATCGAGCGCTACGGTCCGGGCGCAGATGAATACCAGGTGCCGTGCCTGGCGTCGGACGTCGGGGTCCCCGACCCAAGTTCCAAGGCGACGTCCGAACACGACGGCTGA
- a CDS encoding MraY family glycosyltransferase has translation MLILLVTALLVGSCACSALLTAGAKKLAPPLGLLAHPQADRYHRSVVPLGGGIAIFGTLTIFLLAAAGVMRFAVAPGHLGPLADRWNVVPADFLRRCDELAVVLLCAAILFAVGLWDDKRPLGPFVKLGVQCLVAFLAAAMADIRADFFIHNRIVTSAMSALWIVVIINAFNFLDNMDGASAGIAAIASAILFVAAAFNGQVFVGGLAIVFVGTLLGFLLFNFPPASIFMGDAGSLVVGFFVALLTVRTTYYQQDQSGPWYPVLMPLVVMAVPLYDLTSVTLLRLRQGKSPFVGDTQHFSHRLRRGGLTDRQTVLMLYLATLCCGLGATFLYQVNLVGAVLIFVQTFLILAIIAVFESTVRHGANTD, from the coding sequence ATGCTGATCCTGCTGGTCACCGCTCTGCTCGTCGGCTCGTGTGCCTGTTCGGCCCTGCTGACGGCGGGCGCCAAGAAGCTGGCGCCGCCGCTGGGGCTTCTGGCCCATCCGCAGGCGGACCGCTACCACCGAAGCGTCGTCCCTCTCGGCGGCGGCATCGCGATCTTCGGGACGCTGACGATCTTCCTCCTCGCTGCGGCGGGCGTCATGCGTTTTGCGGTCGCCCCCGGACACCTCGGCCCACTGGCGGACCGATGGAACGTCGTGCCCGCCGATTTCCTGCGCCGGTGCGATGAGCTGGCGGTCGTGCTGCTCTGCGCGGCGATCCTGTTTGCGGTCGGCCTCTGGGACGACAAGAGGCCGCTGGGCCCGTTCGTCAAGCTGGGCGTCCAGTGCCTGGTCGCCTTCCTGGCCGCGGCGATGGCGGACATCCGCGCCGATTTCTTCATCCACAACCGAATCGTCACATCGGCCATGTCCGCCCTCTGGATCGTCGTGATCATCAACGCCTTCAACTTCCTGGACAACATGGACGGGGCCTCGGCCGGCATCGCCGCGATCGCCAGCGCCATACTGTTCGTCGCGGCCGCCTTCAACGGACAGGTCTTCGTCGGCGGACTGGCGATCGTCTTCGTCGGGACCCTGCTGGGCTTTTTGCTGTTCAACTTCCCCCCCGCTTCGATCTTCATGGGCGACGCCGGTTCGCTCGTTGTGGGCTTCTTCGTCGCCCTGCTGACGGTGCGCACGACCTATTACCAGCAGGACCAGAGCGGGCCGTGGTATCCGGTCCTGATGCCCCTGGTGGTGATGGCGGTGCCGCTCTACGATCTGACCAGCGTGACGCTGCTGCGCCTGCGCCAGGGCAAGAGCCCGTTCGTCGGCGACACGCAGCACTTCTCGCACCGCCTGAGACGCGGCGGCCTGACGGACCGCCAGACCGTGCTGATGCTGTATCTGGCCACGCTCTGCTGCGGCCTGGGCGCGACGTTTCTCTATCAGGTCAACCTCGTCGGGGCCGTTCTGATCTTCGTGCAGACGTTCCTGATCCTGGCCATCATCGCCGTCTTCGAGAGTACCGTCAGACATGGCGCGAACACCGACTGA
- a CDS encoding proline--tRNA ligase, whose translation MRSSQMLIPTVKEVPADAEIPSHQLMLRAGLIRKVASGTYTYLPLGWRTLKKIIEIVREEMDRAGAQEILVPCLQPRELWQQTGRDADYGETMCRLQDRHGRWNVLGPTAEEVFTFHASHEINSYKQLPINLYQISPKFRDEFRPRFGVLRSREFMMKDAYSFDANPESLHKSYMAMYDAYCRVFKRCGVEYVIVEAETGEMGGSGSHQFTVPCASGEDTTVYTEDGSYAANLEKAAVDPLPKQPADPNIPAPEDVHTPHVGTIEAVCDFLKTKPSEMIKTLIYSVGDKAVAALVRGDHDVNAEKLTQVLGGAHSELADEATIQKVTGAKVGFAGPVGLAGKVSRLIVDHAVAAMAVGVTGANRSDYHTKNVVPGRDFPLDGDNVVVADVRNAVQGDTYQGKPLLFKRGIEVGQVFKLGTKYSRKLGATFLDEHGVEQPCLMGCYGIGINRIMASAIELYHDENGIVWPISIAPFEVLITPVNQDDAAVSEAAERIYTELKAAGIDVLLDDRDLRGGVKFKDADLIGIPVRITVGKKSVVEGNVEIKRRTETESRKTPIQEAARTVVELVESLKGQLRP comes from the coding sequence ATGAGAAGCAGCCAGATGCTGATCCCGACGGTCAAGGAAGTCCCGGCCGATGCGGAGATCCCCAGCCACCAGTTGATGCTCCGGGCGGGCCTGATCCGCAAGGTCGCCAGCGGAACGTACACCTACCTGCCGCTGGGATGGCGGACCCTGAAGAAGATCATCGAGATCGTCCGCGAGGAGATGGACCGCGCCGGGGCCCAGGAGATCCTGGTGCCGTGCCTGCAACCGAGAGAGCTATGGCAACAAACGGGCCGGGACGCCGACTACGGCGAGACGATGTGCCGTCTTCAGGACCGCCACGGGCGCTGGAACGTGCTGGGCCCGACGGCCGAGGAGGTGTTCACCTTCCACGCGTCGCACGAGATCAACTCGTACAAGCAACTGCCGATCAATCTGTATCAGATCAGTCCGAAGTTCCGCGACGAGTTCCGCCCGCGGTTCGGCGTATTGCGGTCGCGCGAGTTCATGATGAAGGACGCGTACAGCTTCGACGCGAACCCCGAGAGCCTGCACAAGTCGTACATGGCGATGTACGACGCCTACTGTCGGGTCTTCAAGCGATGCGGCGTCGAGTACGTGATCGTCGAGGCCGAGACGGGCGAGATGGGCGGCTCCGGCTCGCACCAGTTCACCGTCCCCTGCGCCTCGGGCGAGGACACCACCGTCTACACCGAAGACGGCTCGTACGCCGCCAATCTCGAAAAGGCGGCGGTCGATCCGCTGCCGAAGCAGCCGGCCGATCCGAACATCCCGGCCCCGGAAGACGTCCATACCCCCCATGTCGGGACGATCGAGGCGGTCTGCGACTTCCTCAAGACAAAGCCATCCGAGATGATCAAGACGCTGATCTACTCCGTCGGTGACAAGGCCGTGGCGGCCCTGGTCCGGGGCGACCACGACGTGAACGCCGAGAAGCTCACGCAGGTGCTCGGCGGCGCGCATTCGGAACTGGCCGACGAAGCAACGATCCAGAAGGTCACCGGCGCCAAGGTGGGATTCGCCGGGCCGGTGGGCCTGGCCGGCAAGGTTTCCAGGCTGATCGTCGATCACGCGGTGGCGGCGATGGCGGTCGGTGTCACCGGCGCCAACCGCAGCGACTACCATACGAAGAACGTCGTGCCCGGTCGGGACTTCCCGCTCGACGGCGACAACGTCGTCGTGGCCGACGTCCGCAACGCGGTCCAGGGCGACACCTACCAGGGCAAGCCCCTGCTCTTCAAGAGGGGCATCGAAGTCGGGCAGGTCTTCAAGCTTGGGACCAAGTACAGCCGGAAGCTCGGCGCGACCTTCCTCGACGAGCACGGGGTCGAGCAGCCCTGCCTGATGGGCTGCTACGGGATCGGGATCAATCGGATCATGGCCTCGGCAATCGAGCTGTACCACGACGAGAACGGGATCGTCTGGCCGATCTCGATCGCGCCGTTCGAGGTGCTGATCACGCCGGTCAACCAGGACGATGCGGCCGTTTCCGAGGCGGCCGAGAGGATCTACACGGAGCTGAAGGCGGCCGGCATTGACGTCCTTCTGGACGACCGCGACCTGCGCGGGGGCGTCAAGTTCAAGGACGCCGATTTGATCGGCATCCCCGTCCGCATCACCGTCGGCAAGAAATCCGTCGTCGAGGGCAACGTCGAGATCAAACGGCGGACCGAAACGGAAAGCCGCAAGACCCCGATCCAGGAGGCGGCCCGGACGGTCGTCGAACTCGTCGAGTCGCTCAAGGGGCAACTGCGTCCTTGA
- a CDS encoding aspartate carbamoyltransferase catalytic subunit has translation MAIARKGKQFRWQRKHLIGLRDLSAEEILYILDTAKGFEEISTRSVKKAPPLRGKVVVNLFFEDSTRTRTSFGLAASRLSADVIEFTKKSSAVSKGETLLDTARNLEAMGVDIVVIRHNAAGAPKLLSRSINACVINAGDGFCEHPTQALLDVYTIRQMTGSLEGLKIAIVGDIAHSRVARSDMWAMTKLGAEVTLVGPPTLMPAEASRLPVKISYSLDEVIEHVDVVNMLRIQFERLGGNPFPSIREYSRYFGLTVERMRRAKPDILVMHPGPINRGLEIESEVADGKNSVILDQVRNGLAVRMAVLFLVNQAAAHPPA, from the coding sequence ATGGCGATCGCACGAAAAGGCAAGCAATTCCGATGGCAGCGCAAGCACCTGATCGGGCTGCGCGACCTCAGCGCCGAGGAGATCCTGTACATCCTCGACACGGCCAAGGGCTTCGAGGAGATCAGTACGCGCTCGGTGAAGAAGGCCCCCCCTCTGCGAGGCAAAGTGGTCGTCAACCTGTTCTTCGAGGACAGCACGCGGACGCGGACGAGCTTCGGCCTGGCGGCCAGTCGGCTCAGCGCCGACGTTATCGAGTTCACCAAGAAGAGCAGCGCCGTCAGCAAGGGCGAGACCCTGCTGGACACCGCGCGCAACCTCGAAGCGATGGGCGTGGATATCGTCGTGATCCGCCACAACGCCGCCGGCGCGCCGAAGCTGCTGAGCCGGAGCATCAACGCCTGCGTGATCAACGCCGGCGACGGCTTCTGCGAGCACCCGACCCAGGCCCTGCTCGACGTCTACACCATTCGCCAGATGACCGGCTCGCTCGAAGGGCTCAAGATCGCCATCGTCGGCGATATCGCGCACTCGCGCGTCGCCCGCAGCGACATGTGGGCCATGACCAAGCTGGGCGCCGAGGTGACGCTAGTCGGCCCGCCGACGCTGATGCCCGCCGAGGCGAGCCGCCTGCCGGTGAAGATCAGCTACTCGCTCGACGAGGTGATCGAGCACGTCGACGTGGTCAACATGCTGCGCATCCAGTTCGAACGGCTGGGCGGCAACCCGTTCCCGTCGATTCGGGAGTATTCGCGCTACTTCGGCCTGACGGTCGAGCGGATGCGGCGGGCCAAGCCGGACATCCTCGTGATGCACCCCGGCCCGATCAACCGCGGCCTGGAGATCGAGAGTGAAGTCGCCGACGGCAAGAACAGCGTCATTCTCGATCAGGTCAGGAACGGCCTGGCCGTCCGTATGGCCGTCCTGTTCCTCGTCAACCAGGCCGCCGCTCATCCCCCCGCTTGA
- a CDS encoding hydroxypyruvate isomerase family protein has protein sequence MHKTSLLAAGAVAAHLTGTTNALDMGQIERVATKGRIHQSVSRWCYGKWSLDQLCEVSKRLGIKAIDLLGPGEFETVKKHGLVCSLVNSHSLTDGLADKKFHEACLASLRKAIDATSEAGFPNVISFSGNRRGIPDDVGVENAVEALKKIVGYAEQKKITIVLEYLNSKVNHKDYMFDNTAWGVEVCKRVGSDRVKILYDIYHAQIMEGDIIRTIRDNKDYIGHYHTGGNPGRNEIDETQELYYPAIMRAIAETGFTGYVAHEFVPKGDPLAALTYATRICDV, from the coding sequence ATGCATAAGACCAGCCTGCTGGCGGCCGGCGCGGTTGCCGCCCACCTGACCGGAACGACGAACGCCCTCGATATGGGCCAGATCGAGCGTGTGGCCACGAAGGGCCGAATCCACCAGTCGGTCAGCCGGTGGTGCTATGGCAAGTGGTCGCTCGATCAACTCTGCGAGGTCTCCAAGCGGCTCGGCATCAAGGCCATCGACCTGCTCGGGCCCGGCGAGTTCGAGACGGTCAAGAAGCACGGCCTGGTCTGCTCGCTGGTCAACAGCCACTCTCTGACCGACGGTCTGGCCGACAAAAAATTCCACGAGGCCTGCCTGGCCAGCCTGCGCAAGGCCATCGACGCGACCTCGGAGGCCGGCTTTCCCAACGTGATCAGCTTCTCAGGCAACCGTCGCGGGATTCCCGACGACGTCGGCGTCGAGAACGCCGTCGAGGCCCTCAAAAAGATCGTCGGCTACGCCGAACAGAAGAAGATCACCATCGTCCTGGAGTACCTCAACAGCAAGGTCAACCACAAGGATTACATGTTCGACAACACCGCCTGGGGCGTCGAGGTCTGCAAGCGCGTCGGCTCCGATCGCGTCAAGATCCTCTACGACATCTACCACGCCCAGATCATGGAAGGCGACATCATTCGAACGATTCGCGACAACAAGGATTATATCGGACATTACCACACCGGCGGCAATCCCGGGCGCAACGAGATCGACGAGACGCAGGAGCTGTATTACCCGGCGATCATGCGGGCCATTGCCGAGACCGGTTTCACCGGCTACGTCGCCCACGAGTTCGTCCCGAAGGGCGACCCGCTGGCGGCGCTGACCTATGCGACGCGCATCTGCGACGTATAG
- a CDS encoding S8 family serine peptidase: MPESGRIHVVGLMMRRTVDRATMRVRRLWVVGLLLAVLAHAGVAVAQDALLLQPQGLDSVGIHALRQIDPALTGEGVRFGVLSRSVTYKDAEPQNDYQPNVGHACFQTARLRSYDRGLLSPGVSPHSTAVCSILFGEDAAATTPFLGPFFYQGVVPAAEGHIYEYCHFGEQYLFTQNAPPVDVITASFGFQFENWWTRAVESLAGRAGLPVVASVGNGTNASDPPLYPGAGSNVIGVGVVSSVKTGDPATDLMHFALAYPDQSTLGPTADSRCKPDIVAPGNFIVAGAADDRSYTTSGDWSSFATPVVAGVVGLLVQTARMDETLSPILSPNGGNCAVKAILMSSATKLPFWRKGRLTTEDDHEVPLDFVQGAGMVNAPGAYQILTAGRFGPGTASATGWDLNRVERDLPQVYRFAVDESAGRMFTATLTWNRHYAETYPFERIAGTDTDLRLEVWAIDPEDSGNDLLLDYCDSKVDNVEHIHVQMLPEYRVYELVVSYADPDAQTTTRSERYGLAWTVGQASNADSILWYDLNADGVVDEADLVIFLANRSLWLTSPDAYLIGDFNRDGVIDRADLESLFANQNRRADWHVGTATN, encoded by the coding sequence GTGCCGGAGAGCGGTCGCATTCACGTCGTGGGCCTGATGATGCGAAGAACAGTGGATCGAGCAACGATGCGAGTTCGCAGGTTATGGGTCGTTGGCCTGCTGCTGGCGGTGCTGGCTCACGCCGGTGTGGCCGTCGCCCAGGATGCGTTGTTGCTTCAGCCACAGGGTCTGGACTCCGTCGGGATTCACGCGCTGCGCCAGATCGACCCGGCCCTGACCGGCGAGGGCGTTCGCTTCGGCGTGCTGAGCCGCAGCGTGACCTACAAGGACGCCGAGCCCCAGAACGACTATCAGCCCAACGTCGGGCATGCCTGCTTCCAGACCGCCAGATTGCGCTCGTACGACCGGGGTTTGCTGTCGCCGGGGGTTTCGCCGCATTCGACCGCCGTCTGCTCGATCCTGTTCGGGGAAGACGCGGCGGCGACGACACCGTTTCTGGGCCCGTTCTTCTACCAGGGCGTGGTCCCGGCGGCCGAGGGGCACATCTACGAGTATTGCCATTTCGGCGAGCAGTACCTCTTCACGCAGAACGCGCCGCCCGTGGACGTCATCACGGCCAGCTTCGGATTTCAGTTCGAGAACTGGTGGACACGCGCCGTCGAGTCGCTGGCCGGACGCGCCGGGCTTCCCGTCGTCGCCAGCGTCGGCAACGGCACCAATGCGTCCGATCCGCCGCTTTATCCGGGGGCCGGCTCCAACGTCATCGGCGTTGGTGTCGTCAGTTCCGTCAAGACCGGCGATCCCGCGACCGACCTGATGCACTTCGCCCTGGCCTATCCGGATCAGTCGACCCTCGGGCCGACGGCCGACAGCCGGTGCAAGCCGGACATTGTGGCGCCGGGCAACTTCATCGTCGCCGGCGCCGCTGACGACCGCAGTTATACCACATCGGGCGACTGGTCGAGCTTCGCCACACCGGTCGTCGCCGGCGTGGTGGGACTGCTGGTCCAGACCGCCAGGATGGATGAAACCCTCAGCCCGATCCTCTCGCCGAACGGAGGCAATTGCGCCGTCAAGGCGATCCTGATGAGTTCGGCCACCAAGTTGCCGTTCTGGCGCAAGGGCCGGCTGACGACCGAGGACGACCACGAGGTGCCGCTGGATTTCGTTCAGGGCGCCGGGATGGTCAATGCGCCGGGAGCGTACCAGATCCTCACGGCCGGACGCTTTGGCCCGGGCACTGCATCTGCCACCGGGTGGGACCTGAACCGGGTCGAACGCGACCTTCCACAGGTCTATCGCTTCGCGGTCGACGAGTCGGCAGGCAGGATGTTCACCGCCACACTGACCTGGAACCGGCACTACGCCGAGACGTATCCCTTCGAACGCATCGCTGGGACCGACACGGACCTGCGCCTGGAGGTCTGGGCGATCGACCCGGAGGATTCGGGCAACGATCTGCTGCTCGACTACTGCGACAGCAAGGTGGACAACGTCGAGCACATCCACGTGCAGATGCTGCCGGAGTATCGCGTGTACGAGCTGGTGGTCTCGTACGCCGACCCAGACGCGCAGACCACCACCCGATCCGAGCGATACGGCCTGGCGTGGACGGTGGGGCAGGCGTCCAACGCCGACAGCATTCTCTGGTACGATCTCAACGCCGACGGGGTCGTCGACGAGGCCGACCTGGTGATCTTTCTGGCCAACCGCAGTCTCTGGCTGACCTCGCCCGACGCCTACTTGATCGGCGACTTCAACAGGGACGGGGTCATCGATCGCGCCGACCTCGAGAGCCTGTTCGCCAATCAGAATCGCAGGGCCGACTGGCACGTCGGGACAGCCACAAACTGA
- the pyrR gene encoding bifunctional pyr operon transcriptional regulator/uracil phosphoribosyltransferase PyrR gives MKVILDAEQIAKTLLDLAGEIADRASRAGDPVIIGVRSRGEILAQRLAGRLAERLGRPVPCGTLDITLYRDDLNAPHSTGHPLVQPTEIGFDIDDKTVILVDDVLYTGRSVRAALSALIDLGRPKAIRLAVLVERGGREFPIQADYIGYRAEVEPGQVVQVNLIESDGKDEVVVE, from the coding sequence ATGAAGGTTATCCTGGACGCCGAGCAAATCGCCAAGACCCTCCTGGACTTGGCCGGGGAGATCGCCGATCGGGCTTCGCGGGCCGGCGATCCGGTAATTATCGGCGTCCGCAGTCGAGGTGAGATCCTGGCCCAGCGGCTGGCCGGACGACTGGCCGAGCGACTGGGCCGCCCCGTCCCCTGCGGCACCCTCGACATCACGCTCTACCGTGACGATCTCAACGCACCTCACAGCACCGGTCACCCGCTGGTGCAGCCCACGGAAATCGGCTTCGACATCGACGACAAGACCGTCATCCTGGTCGATGACGTGCTGTACACCGGACGTTCGGTCCGGGCGGCGCTGTCGGCCTTGATCGATCTGGGCCGGCCCAAGGCCATCCGCCTGGCCGTCCTCGTCGAGCGCGGGGGAAGGGAATTCCCCATCCAAGCCGACTATATCGGTTATCGGGCCGAGGTTGAGCCCGGACAAGTGGTCCAGGTCAACCTCATCGAATCGGACGGAAAAGACGAGGTTGTAGTCGAGTAG
- a CDS encoding DUF4416 family protein — MWELKEPNPVKIIVGILASDDRCLAAAREAVASQIGPLDLISDIWPFDQTAYYRDQTGPTILRQFVSIERLVDPGALAETKHRTNRLERELAEAMVGPFPRPVNLDPGLIEPSKLVLATTKNYSHRVYIGRKMYAEVTLVFDRGVWCPLPYTYPDYRRQSYFDFFRRVRLRLLQQRKSGTHER, encoded by the coding sequence ATGTGGGAACTCAAGGAACCCAATCCGGTCAAGATCATCGTCGGCATCCTGGCGTCGGACGACCGCTGCCTGGCGGCCGCGCGCGAGGCGGTGGCCTCGCAGATCGGTCCGCTCGACCTGATCAGTGACATCTGGCCCTTCGACCAGACCGCCTATTACCGGGACCAGACCGGGCCGACCATCCTTCGGCAGTTCGTCTCGATCGAGCGCCTCGTTGACCCCGGCGCCCTGGCGGAAACGAAGCATCGGACGAACCGGCTCGAACGCGAGCTGGCCGAGGCGATGGTCGGGCCGTTTCCGCGACCGGTCAATCTCGATCCCGGACTCATCGAGCCGTCCAAGCTCGTTCTGGCCACGACCAAGAACTACTCACACCGCGTCTACATCGGCCGGAAAATGTACGCCGAGGTCACACTTGTTTTTGACAGGGGCGTATGGTGTCCCCTACCATACACGTATCCGGACTATCGCCGGCAGAGCTACTTCGACTTCTTCCGCCGGGTGCGCCTCCGGCTCTTGCAGCAGCGCAAGTCAGGAACGCACGAGAGATGA